In Candidatus Promineifilum breve, one genomic interval encodes:
- a CDS encoding aminotransferase class V-fold PLP-dependent enzyme, translated as MYDIERVRADFPILNTEVYPGVPLVYLDSAASSQKPLPVLRAMDDYYRGYHANVHRGIHRLSELATAAYEAARVKVAGLIGAPTPEEIIFVSNATEGFNLVAYSWGRTNVGAGDEILLTEMEHHANIVPWQILAAERGATVRYLPIREDGTLALERLDEFLTQRTRLFSFTAASNVLGTINPVRALVDAAHAVGAVAMVDAAQLVPHRAADVVALDCDFMAFSSHKMCGPTGIGVLYGKRDLLEAMPPFMGGGDMIRRVTFDGFIPNELPLKFEAGTPRIAEAIGLGAAVDYLLALGLDDIHAHEVALADYALEALSEIPGLTMLGPRAGQRGGLATFTLEGVHPHDIAEILDKDGIAIRAGHHCAMPLHHKLGINASARASFYVHTTQAEIDQLVTALHRVRSVFRLE; from the coding sequence ATGTACGACATCGAGCGCGTTCGGGCCGATTTCCCGATTCTGAATACCGAAGTCTATCCCGGCGTGCCGCTCGTCTACCTGGACAGCGCCGCCTCATCCCAAAAGCCGCTGCCGGTTTTGCGGGCGATGGACGACTATTACCGGGGCTATCACGCCAACGTGCATCGCGGCATCCACCGGCTGAGCGAACTGGCGACGGCGGCCTATGAGGCGGCGCGGGTCAAGGTCGCCGGGCTGATCGGCGCGCCCACGCCGGAAGAGATCATCTTCGTCAGCAACGCCACCGAGGGCTTCAATCTGGTGGCCTATAGCTGGGGTCGGACCAACGTGGGGGCGGGCGACGAAATCCTGCTGACCGAGATGGAGCACCACGCCAACATCGTCCCCTGGCAAATCCTGGCCGCCGAGAGGGGGGCCACGGTGCGCTATCTGCCTATCCGTGAGGATGGCACGCTGGCCCTGGAGCGGCTGGATGAATTCCTGACCCAACGTACACGGCTGTTCTCGTTCACCGCCGCTTCCAACGTCTTGGGGACGATCAACCCGGTGCGCGCATTGGTGGACGCGGCCCACGCCGTGGGGGCGGTGGCGATGGTCGATGCCGCGCAACTCGTGCCGCACCGCGCGGCCGACGTGGTGGCCCTCGATTGCGATTTCATGGCCTTCTCGTCCCACAAGATGTGCGGCCCGACCGGCATCGGCGTGCTCTACGGCAAGCGTGACCTGCTGGAAGCCATGCCGCCGTTCATGGGCGGCGGTGACATGATCCGTCGCGTCACGTTCGACGGCTTTATCCCCAACGAATTGCCCCTCAAGTTCGAGGCCGGCACGCCGCGCATTGCCGAGGCTATTGGATTGGGCGCGGCCGTCGATTATCTGCTGGCGCTGGGGCTGGATGACATCCATGCCCACGAGGTGGCGCTGGCCGATTACGCGCTGGAAGCGCTCAGCGAGATACCCGGTCTGACAATGCTTGGCCCGCGCGCTGGGCAGCGCGGCGGCCTGGCGACCTTCACGCTGGAGGGCGTTCATCCGCACGACATCGCCGAGATACTGGACAAGGACGGCATCGCCATTCGCGCCGGGCATCACTGCGCCATGCCGCTCCATCACAAGCTGGGCATCAATGCCTCGGCGCGAGCCAGCTTTTACGTCCATACCACGCAGGCCGAGATCGATCAGTTGGTCACGGCCTTGCATCGCGTTCGTTCCGTGTTTAGACTTGAGTAG
- the sufD gene encoding Fe-S cluster assembly protein SufD encodes MAELLPFSRDAVLKLSASLAEPEWMLALRLRAWEIYASLPVPTTQDEAWRRTDIRRFKLDSFGVSLNGNGVSATDIPAHLGAQLTEEAAGGVLVEADGVLKTYELSDELRAQGVIFCDMHTAVRDHGDLVRRYFMTQAVRIDEGKFAALHGAFWRGGVFLYVPRNVTAAAPLHSALWATSGRTFTHTLVVLDTNSEATFIDEYASPARGEGQALHNGAIELIVGDGASLHYASLQDFGSNVWQFNHECGRVGRDGKLDWITSVMGTRLTKAFQTAELDAPGGWARMSGIFFTNGRQHVDLDTQQNHNAADTTSDLLYKGALKDNSRSVWQGMIKALPDSQRIDGFQANRNLMLDKTARADSIPGLEIQADDVRCTHASTVGKLDEEEIFYLMSRGIPRMEAIRMVIQGFFDPVMQRIPFEGVRTRIFDRILEKVG; translated from the coding sequence TTGGCTGAGTTGTTGCCCTTTAGCCGCGATGCCGTCCTGAAGTTGTCGGCGTCGCTTGCCGAACCGGAGTGGATGCTGGCCCTGCGCTTGCGCGCCTGGGAAATCTACGCGTCTCTGCCGGTTCCCACTACCCAGGATGAAGCGTGGCGGCGCACCGACATCCGGCGCTTCAAGCTGGATTCGTTCGGCGTGTCGCTCAACGGCAATGGCGTCAGCGCGACGGATATTCCCGCCCATCTGGGGGCGCAGTTGACCGAAGAGGCTGCCGGCGGCGTCCTGGTGGAAGCCGACGGCGTCCTGAAGACCTATGAACTGAGCGACGAGTTGCGGGCGCAGGGGGTCATCTTCTGCGACATGCACACCGCCGTGCGCGATCATGGCGATCTGGTGCGCCGCTACTTTATGACCCAGGCCGTGCGCATCGACGAGGGTAAGTTCGCCGCGCTCCACGGCGCGTTTTGGCGGGGCGGCGTGTTCCTCTACGTGCCGCGCAACGTGACCGCCGCCGCGCCGCTGCACAGCGCCCTGTGGGCCACCAGCGGCCGGACGTTCACCCACACCCTGGTTGTGCTGGACACGAACTCCGAGGCGACCTTCATCGATGAGTATGCCTCCCCGGCGCGCGGCGAGGGCCAGGCCCTGCATAACGGGGCGATCGAGTTGATCGTCGGCGATGGGGCCAGCCTGCACTACGCCTCGTTGCAGGATTTCGGCTCTAACGTCTGGCAATTCAATCACGAATGCGGCCGGGTCGGCCGCGACGGCAAGCTGGACTGGATCACCAGCGTCATGGGCACGCGCCTGACGAAAGCGTTCCAGACGGCCGAACTGGACGCGCCCGGCGGCTGGGCGCGCATGTCGGGCATCTTCTTCACCAACGGCCGCCAGCACGTCGATCTGGACACGCAGCAGAACCACAACGCGGCCGACACAACGAGCGACCTGCTCTATAAGGGCGCGCTGAAGGATAACTCCCGCTCGGTCTGGCAGGGGATGATCAAGGCTCTGCCCGATTCGCAGCGCATCGACGGCTTCCAGGCCAACCGCAACCTGATGCTCGACAAGACGGCCCGCGCCGATTCCATCCCCGGCCTCGAGATTCAGGCGGATGACGTGCGATGTACCCATGCCTCGACAGTCGGCAAACTGGACGAGGAAGAGATCTTCTACCTGATGAGTCGCGGCATCCCGCGGATGGAGGCGATTCGCATGGTCATCCAGGGTTTCTTTGACCCGGTGATGCAGCGCATTCCGTTTGAAGGGGTACGCACGCGAATCTTCGACCGAATTCTTGAGAAAGTGGGCTGA
- the gyrA gene encoding DNA gyrase subunit A, which translates to MEVGLIKQVNIDQEMRESYLSYAMSVIVSRALPDARDGLKPVQRRILYAMYDMGLRPETSYKKSARVVGEVLGKYHPHGDQPVYEAMVRMAQDFSMRYMLVDGQGNFGSIDGDAAAAMRYTEARMSSMGFDLLEDIDKNTIDFEPNFDDSLREPSVLPATIPNLLVNGSSGIAVGMATSIPPHNLGEIVGALVYMLDNWAGLDDISVADLMRFVQGPDFPTGGLIARQRGDGDETDAIAAAYATGRGRVVVRARAHIEQMGRNKSRIIITEIPYQVNKTNLLGRIADLHRDGRLEGLTDLRDESDRRGLRIIIETTRTVDAEDVLADLFRLTPLQSTFSISLLALVNNEPRVLTLKQALRYYLEHRLEVIRRRSQYDLDKARQRAHILQGLLIALDHLDEVIELIRRSRSADTAKTNLIERFKLSEEQAQAILDMQLRRLATLERKKIQDEYKEKVALIKELEKLLDHPELMRQQIRKELLEVNEKFGDKRRTQIVDTVNGGVLTSAGLLPDEQVWVMVGEKGTLGRAAAVPAMARKPLEQPAALLRAGTRDVLYLLSASGRAVGLPVHRIPESEEIGKGESWTNLTPLGRADHLAAVFSLSPDESREGYLFLTTLAGVVKRVRLEDLPGVTTEPFTVINVAEDDALGWARLTNGGQEVLLASSSGQAIRFSEDSVRPMGLPASGVLGIKLDSDTDGIVGMDVVSPNSFVWSITDNGLAKATPIDDYPLQNRYGQGVINLRLPKGANEVVATTLLTKGATLIVTTSGGVTKRIGLSDTVLGARSVRPQAALTLAAKSRVTGVVLPLADGATPKKDVSASEPPKKRRKATP; encoded by the coding sequence ATGGAAGTCGGTTTAATCAAACAGGTCAATATCGATCAGGAGATGCGCGAGAGCTACCTGAGCTACGCGATGAGTGTCATCGTGTCGCGCGCCCTGCCCGATGCCCGCGACGGGTTGAAGCCGGTGCAGCGCCGCATCCTCTACGCCATGTACGACATGGGTCTGCGGCCCGAAACCTCCTACAAAAAATCAGCCCGCGTCGTGGGCGAAGTGTTGGGCAAGTATCACCCGCATGGCGACCAGCCGGTTTACGAGGCGATGGTGCGCATGGCCCAGGATTTCTCCATGCGCTATATGCTGGTCGATGGGCAGGGCAATTTCGGCTCGATTGACGGCGACGCCGCGGCAGCCATGCGCTACACCGAGGCGCGCATGTCGTCGATGGGCTTTGACCTGCTGGAAGACATCGACAAGAACACCATCGACTTTGAGCCGAATTTCGATGATTCGCTGCGCGAGCCGAGCGTGTTGCCGGCCACCATCCCCAACCTGCTGGTCAACGGCTCATCGGGCATCGCCGTGGGCATGGCGACGAGCATCCCGCCCCACAACCTGGGCGAGATCGTCGGCGCGCTGGTCTACATGCTCGACAACTGGGCCGGCCTCGACGACATCTCCGTGGCCGACCTCATGCGCTTCGTGCAGGGGCCGGACTTCCCGACCGGCGGCCTCATCGCCCGGCAGCGCGGCGACGGCGACGAGACCGACGCTATCGCCGCCGCCTATGCCACCGGCCGCGGCCGGGTCGTCGTGCGCGCCCGCGCCCACATCGAGCAGATGGGCCGCAACAAATCGCGCATCATCATCACCGAGATCCCGTATCAGGTCAACAAGACCAACCTGCTGGGTCGCATCGCCGACCTGCACCGCGATGGCCGTCTCGAGGGTCTCACCGACCTGCGCGACGAGTCCGACCGGCGCGGCTTGCGCATCATCATCGAGACGACGCGCACCGTCGATGCCGAAGACGTGCTGGCCGACCTGTTCCGCCTGACCCCCTTGCAATCGACGTTTAGCATCTCGCTGTTGGCTCTGGTCAACAACGAGCCGCGCGTGCTGACCCTCAAGCAAGCCCTGCGCTACTATCTGGAGCACCGGCTGGAGGTGATTCGCCGCCGCAGCCAGTACGATCTGGATAAGGCCCGCCAGCGCGCCCACATCCTGCAAGGATTGCTCATCGCTCTCGATCATCTGGATGAGGTCATCGAACTCATCCGCCGCTCGCGCTCGGCCGACACGGCCAAGACCAACCTCATCGAGCGCTTCAAGCTGTCCGAGGAGCAGGCCCAGGCCATCCTCGATATGCAACTGCGCCGGCTGGCGACGCTGGAGCGCAAGAAGATTCAGGACGAATACAAAGAAAAGGTGGCTCTGATCAAGGAGCTGGAAAAGCTGCTCGACCACCCGGAACTGATGCGCCAGCAGATCAGGAAAGAACTGCTGGAGGTCAACGAGAAGTTCGGCGACAAACGCCGCACCCAGATCGTCGATACCGTCAACGGCGGGGTACTGACCAGCGCCGGCCTGTTGCCCGACGAACAGGTGTGGGTCATGGTCGGCGAGAAGGGCACGCTGGGCCGCGCCGCGGCCGTGCCGGCCATGGCCCGCAAGCCGCTGGAGCAGCCGGCGGCCCTGCTGCGCGCCGGCACGCGCGACGTCCTCTACCTGCTGTCGGCCTCGGGTCGCGCCGTGGGTTTGCCGGTGCACCGCATCCCGGAGAGCGAGGAGATCGGCAAGGGGGAGTCGTGGACCAACCTGACCCCCTTGGGACGCGCCGATCATCTGGCGGCCGTCTTCTCCCTGTCGCCCGATGAATCGCGCGAGGGCTACCTGTTCCTGACCACGCTGGCCGGTGTCGTCAAGCGCGTACGGCTGGAAGATCTGCCGGGCGTGACGACCGAGCCGTTCACGGTCATCAACGTGGCCGAGGATGATGCGCTCGGCTGGGCGCGGCTGACCAACGGTGGGCAGGAAGTGTTGCTGGCTTCCTCCAGCGGCCAGGCCATCCGTTTCAGCGAGGACAGCGTGCGGCCGATGGGCCTGCCCGCGTCCGGCGTGTTGGGCATCAAGCTCGACAGCGATACCGACGGCATCGTCGGCATGGATGTGGTTTCGCCCAATAGCTTTGTCTGGAGTATAACCGACAATGGTCTGGCCAAGGCGACGCCGATTGACGACTACCCGCTGCAAAACCGGTATGGTCAGGGGGTCATCAACCTGCGCCTGCCCAAGGGGGCCAACGAAGTCGTCGCCACCACGCTGCTGACGAAAGGGGCGACGCTGATCGTCACTACCAGCGGCGGGGTGACCAAGCGCATTGGCCTGAGCGACACCGTGCTCGGCGCGCGCAGTGTGCGGCCCCAGGCGGCCCTGACCCTGGCGGCCAAGAGCCGGGTCACCGGCGTTGTCCTGCCGCTGGCCGACGGCGCGACACCCAAAAAAGATGTCAGCGCTTCTGAACCACCAAAGAAGCGTCGTAAAGCTACCCCATAG
- a CDS encoding iron-sulfur cluster assembly scaffold protein, with translation MDTSIYREQIIDLYEHPLNYGAVEQPNFTYEEDNPLCGDVIRIDVRLDEQNRVAEVAWSGDGCAISQAAASLLTEEIKGKTLDEIRAFTSEELLALVGVPLSMARVKCALLALKVLKAGAYGIPDPGTMRSHE, from the coding sequence ATGGACACCAGCATCTATCGCGAGCAGATCATCGACTTGTACGAACACCCCTTGAATTATGGGGCGGTTGAACAGCCGAATTTCACCTACGAGGAAGACAATCCGCTGTGCGGCGACGTCATTCGCATCGATGTCCGCCTCGATGAGCAGAATCGCGTGGCCGAGGTGGCCTGGAGCGGCGACGGCTGCGCCATCAGCCAGGCGGCGGCCTCGCTGCTGACCGAGGAGATCAAGGGCAAGACGCTCGACGAGATCAGGGCCTTCACCAGCGAAGAGCTACTGGCGCTGGTGGGCGTTCCGCTCAGCATGGCCCGCGTCAAGTGCGCGTTGCTGGCGCTCAAAGTTCTCAAGGCCGGGGCGTATGGCATCCCCGATCCCGGCACGATGCGTTCCCATGAGTAA
- a CDS encoding cold shock domain-containing protein produces the protein MNFRDRWAENEAGERYVFTVEMQRRLSQAGLPLDPSSLPKLAAMPSAARPPREQRNDWGDRERADRPERERNDRPERERPEPAARPQQQPQAAYQDDRPAREAEIVGPETIQIDPMTGKYIGRVKWYNTKKGYGFIVRGAGEEIFFHKSATVGEMEEFEEGQWVLYDVETTAKGPEASDVEPYTGEPVE, from the coding sequence ATGAACTTTCGAGATCGTTGGGCGGAAAATGAGGCGGGCGAACGCTATGTCTTTACCGTGGAGATGCAGCGCCGTCTGAGTCAGGCGGGATTGCCCCTTGACCCGTCGTCCTTGCCCAAATTGGCCGCCATGCCCAGCGCCGCCCGCCCCCCGCGCGAGCAGCGCAATGATTGGGGCGATCGGGAGCGCGCTGATCGTCCGGAGCGCGAACGCAACGACCGGCCGGAGCGGGAACGCCCGGAGCCGGCCGCCCGTCCGCAGCAACAGCCGCAGGCAGCCTATCAGGACGATCGCCCCGCGCGCGAAGCCGAGATCGTCGGCCCGGAGACGATCCAGATCGATCCCATGACCGGCAAGTACATCGGCCGGGTCAAGTGGTATAACACCAAGAAGGGCTATGGCTTCATCGTCCGCGGCGCGGGCGAGGAGATTTTCTTCCACAAGTCGGCCACCGTGGGCGAGATGGAAGAGTTCGAGGAAGGGCAGTGGGTGCTCTACGACGTGGAGACCACGGCTAAAGGCCCCGAGGCGTCGGACGTGGAGCCGTATACCGGCGAACCGGTGGAGTAG
- the sufB gene encoding Fe-S cluster assembly protein SufB — MLAGVNDDYATKYGFADVEDYVFKAERGLDEKVVRSISAMKGEPEWMLNIRLQAYRNFLDRPMPDWGADLSGIDFANIFYYIKPSAQQEDSWEDVPGYIKDTFNKLGIPEAEQKFLSGVAAQYESEVVYHSIKKELEAKGVIFLGMDDGLAQYPDLVKEYFGTIIPPNDNKFAALNTAVWSGGSFIYVPPGVHIEMPLQAYFRINAKNVGQFERTLIIVDEGAYVHYVEGCTAPVYSSDSLHSAVVEIIVKKGGRCRYTTIQNWSNNVYNLVTKRAMAYENATMEWVDGNLGSKVTMKYPAVYLMGEGAHGEILSIAFAGKGQHQDAGGKVVHMAPRTSSRIISKSISKGGGRASYRGLLKVAEGAFDCKSNVVCDALLLDENSRSDTYPYIEINEQDVTIGHEASVSKVGEEQVFYLMSRGIAEDEANAMIVNGFIEPLVKELPMEYAIEMNRLIQLQMEGSIG; from the coding sequence ATGCTGGCCGGCGTCAATGATGATTACGCCACCAAGTATGGCTTTGCCGATGTCGAGGATTACGTCTTTAAGGCCGAGCGCGGACTGGATGAGAAAGTCGTCCGTTCCATTTCGGCCATGAAGGGCGAACCGGAATGGATGCTGAACATACGTCTTCAGGCCTACCGCAACTTCCTGGATCGGCCCATGCCGGACTGGGGGGCTGATCTGTCCGGCATTGATTTCGCCAACATTTTCTACTACATCAAGCCCTCGGCCCAGCAGGAAGATTCGTGGGAGGACGTGCCCGGCTACATTAAGGACACGTTCAACAAGCTGGGCATTCCCGAAGCGGAGCAGAAGTTCCTGTCGGGCGTGGCCGCGCAATACGAATCCGAGGTGGTCTACCACAGCATCAAGAAAGAGCTGGAGGCGAAGGGCGTCATCTTCCTGGGCATGGACGATGGCCTGGCCCAATACCCCGACCTCGTAAAAGAGTATTTCGGCACGATCATCCCGCCCAACGATAACAAATTCGCGGCGCTGAACACGGCCGTCTGGTCGGGCGGCAGCTTCATCTACGTGCCGCCGGGCGTCCACATCGAGATGCCGCTGCAAGCCTATTTCCGCATCAACGCCAAGAACGTGGGCCAATTCGAGCGCACGCTGATCATCGTCGATGAGGGGGCTTACGTCCATTACGTCGAGGGCTGCACCGCGCCGGTCTATTCGTCCGACTCGTTGCACTCGGCCGTGGTCGAGATCATCGTCAAGAAGGGCGGCCGTTGCCGCTATACGACCATCCAGAACTGGTCGAACAACGTCTACAATCTGGTCACCAAGCGGGCGATGGCCTACGAAAACGCCACAATGGAGTGGGTTGACGGCAATCTTGGCTCCAAGGTGACGATGAAATACCCGGCCGTCTATCTGATGGGCGAGGGCGCGCACGGCGAAATCCTGTCCATCGCCTTTGCCGGCAAGGGCCAGCACCAGGACGCGGGCGGGAAGGTCGTCCACATGGCGCCCCGCACCAGCAGCCGGATCATCTCCAAATCGATCAGCAAGGGGGGCGGCCGTGCTTCCTATCGTGGCCTGCTCAAGGTGGCCGAGGGCGCGTTCGACTGCAAGTCCAATGTCGTCTGCGATGCCCTGCTGCTGGACGAGAACAGCCGGTCGGATACCTATCCCTACATCGAGATCAACGAGCAAGACGTGACCATCGGCCACGAGGCATCGGTCAGCAAGGTCGGCGAGGAGCAGGTCTTCTACCTGATGAGCCGCGGCATTGCTGAGGACGAGGCCAACGCCATGATCGTCAACGGCTTCATCGAGCCGCTGGTCAAGGAATTGCCGATGGAGTACGCCATCGAAATGAATCGCCTGATTCAACTGCAAATGGAGGGTAGCATTGGCTGA
- a CDS encoding sulfurtransferase produces MADNEYAKADVLVSTQWVADNLQRTDKIRIVESNEDVLLYATGHIPNAVHIDWVADLNDSIRRDYLDEDQFAALLSRSGIGNDTTVVFYGDKNNWWATYAFWVFKLFGHEDCRIMNGGRQKWIAEGRELVKDKPSYPAADYKPAARADYKIRAFRDQVLAHVNAGQPLVDVRSPQEFSGELLHMPGSPQEGALRGGHIKGAASVPWSRAVAEDGTFKTADDLRAIYEGEKGLSPDRNVIAYCRIGERSSHTWFVLTYLLGYPNVRNYDGSWTEWGNLVGVPIENPSRTKS; encoded by the coding sequence GTGGCTGATAATGAATATGCAAAAGCGGACGTACTGGTCAGTACCCAATGGGTGGCCGACAATCTACAGCGGACTGACAAGATCAGAATCGTCGAATCGAACGAGGATGTCTTGCTCTATGCCACCGGCCACATCCCCAACGCCGTCCACATCGACTGGGTGGCCGACCTGAATGATTCGATCCGGCGGGATTACCTGGACGAAGACCAATTCGCCGCCCTGCTGTCGCGCAGCGGCATCGGAAATGACACGACTGTCGTGTTCTACGGCGACAAGAACAACTGGTGGGCGACCTACGCCTTCTGGGTCTTCAAGCTGTTCGGCCACGAGGATTGCCGCATCATGAACGGCGGCCGTCAGAAATGGATCGCCGAGGGGCGCGAACTGGTGAAGGACAAGCCGTCCTATCCGGCGGCCGACTACAAGCCCGCCGCCCGCGCCGACTATAAGATTCGCGCCTTCCGCGATCAAGTGCTGGCCCACGTCAACGCCGGGCAGCCGCTGGTCGATGTGCGCAGCCCGCAGGAATTCAGCGGTGAGCTGCTCCACATGCCCGGTTCGCCGCAAGAAGGGGCGTTGCGCGGCGGTCACATCAAGGGCGCGGCCAGCGTGCCCTGGAGCCGGGCCGTGGCCGAGGACGGAACTTTCAAGACGGCCGATGACCTGCGCGCCATCTACGAGGGCGAGAAAGGACTTTCGCCGGACCGCAACGTCATCGCCTATTGCCGCATCGGCGAACGCAGCTCCCACACCTGGTTTGTTCTGACCTACCTTTTGGGCTATCCTAACGTCCGCAATTACGACGGCTCCTGGACGGAATGGGGCAATCTCGTCGGCGTGCCGATTGAGAACCCGTCACGGACGAAGAGTTGA
- a CDS encoding non-heme iron oxygenase ferredoxin subunit has product MSKLIPVVAVADLPPGARLHFDLAEESVILLNIDGDLYCIADLCTHDGGPLTDGNVCDHQIECPRHGARFDVRSGRVTRPPAADPIPTYPVRIEDGIILIEEPDYW; this is encoded by the coding sequence ATGAGTAAATTAATCCCGGTTGTCGCCGTGGCTGACCTGCCGCCCGGCGCGCGCCTGCACTTCGATCTGGCGGAAGAGTCGGTCATCCTGCTCAATATCGACGGCGACTTGTACTGTATCGCCGATCTCTGTACCCACGACGGCGGGCCATTGACCGACGGCAACGTTTGCGATCACCAGATCGAATGCCCCCGCCACGGCGCCCGATTCGACGTGCGCTCCGGTCGGGTGACGCGGCCACCGGCGGCCGACCCCATTCCGACCTATCCGGTGCGCATCGAGGACGGCATCATCCTGATCGAAGAGCCGGATTACTGGTAG